From a region of the Falco cherrug isolate bFalChe1 chromosome 9, bFalChe1.pri, whole genome shotgun sequence genome:
- the GOLGA7B gene encoding golgin subfamily A member 7B isoform X2, which translates to MGAAPSTVGTLGTASQGGTVHSLQELRRSASLATKVFVQRDYSDGTTCQFQTKFPPELESRIERQLFEETVKTLNGFYAEAEKIGGSSYLEGCLACATAYFIFLCMETHYEKVLKKISKYIQEQNEKIYAPRGLLLTDPLERGMRVIEISIYEDRCSSGSSSSGSSSSSSGGGGGGAGGR; encoded by the exons ATGGGGGCTGCCCCCTCCACGGTGGGGACCTTGGGGACAGCCAGCCAGGGTGGCACG gtgcacagcctgcaggagctgcggcGCAGCGCATCCCTGGCCACCAAGGTCTTCGTTCAGCGGGATTACAGCGATGGGACCACCTGCCAGTTCCAGACAAAGTTCCCCCCTGAACTGGAGAGCCGG ATCGAGCGGCAACTCTTTGAGGAAACCGTGAAAACCCTTAATGGCTTCTATGCTGAGGCGGAGAAGATTGGGGGCAGCTCGTACCTGGAGGGGTGCCTGGCCTGTGCCACTGCCTATTTCATCTTCCTCTGCATGGAGACACACTATGAGAAG GTCCTGAAGAAGATCTCCAAGTACATTCAGGAGCAGAACGAGAAGATCTATGCGCCACGGGGCCTGCTGCTCACTGATCCCCTGGAGCGTGGCATGAGGGTT ATCGAAATATCCATCTATGAGGACCGGTGCAGCAgcggcagctccagcagtggcagctcaagcagcagcagcggtggAGGGGGTggcggggcagggggccggTGA
- the GOLGA7B gene encoding golgin subfamily A member 7B isoform X1, with product MATEVHSLQELRRSASLATKVFVQRDYSDGTTCQFQTKFPPELESRIERQLFEETVKTLNGFYAEAEKIGGSSYLEGCLACATAYFIFLCMETHYEKVLKKISKYIQEQNEKIYAPRGLLLTDPLERGMRVIEISIYEDRCSSGSSSSGSSSSSSGGGGGGAGGR from the exons ATGGCCACGGAG gtgcacagcctgcaggagctgcggcGCAGCGCATCCCTGGCCACCAAGGTCTTCGTTCAGCGGGATTACAGCGATGGGACCACCTGCCAGTTCCAGACAAAGTTCCCCCCTGAACTGGAGAGCCGG ATCGAGCGGCAACTCTTTGAGGAAACCGTGAAAACCCTTAATGGCTTCTATGCTGAGGCGGAGAAGATTGGGGGCAGCTCGTACCTGGAGGGGTGCCTGGCCTGTGCCACTGCCTATTTCATCTTCCTCTGCATGGAGACACACTATGAGAAG GTCCTGAAGAAGATCTCCAAGTACATTCAGGAGCAGAACGAGAAGATCTATGCGCCACGGGGCCTGCTGCTCACTGATCCCCTGGAGCGTGGCATGAGGGTT ATCGAAATATCCATCTATGAGGACCGGTGCAGCAgcggcagctccagcagtggcagctcaagcagcagcagcggtggAGGGGGTggcggggcagggggccggTGA
- the SFRP5 gene encoding secreted frizzled-related protein 5 codes for MPQAGSPPGGRGTALLALALALAGSPGSGQHYDYYGWQPESLPHGRFYGREPQCLDIPPDMQLCRDVGYKRMRLPNLLEHETMAEVKQQAGSWVPLLAKQCHTDTQLFLCSLFAPVCLDRPVYPCRSLCEVVRDSCAPVMESYGFPWPEMLHCGKFPSDHELCIAVQFGNSKATPPPVSKICTQCEMEHKADGMMEQMCSSDFVVKMRIKEMTEENGERRLVAAQKKKVLKLGPLKRKDTKKMVLHMRNAGTCPCPQLDSLSGSFLVMGRKVGGRLLLLAVYPWQKHNKEMKFAVKFMFSYPCPLYHPLLYGAGQH; via the exons ATGCCGCAggcgggcagccccccgggTGGCCggggcacagcactgctggcGCTGGCGCTGGCGCTGGCGGGGTCCCCGGGCAGCGGGCAGCACTACGACTACTATGGCTGGCAGCCCGAGAGCCTGCCCCACGGGCGCTTCTACGGGCGGGAGCCGCAGTGCCTCGACATCCCGCCCGACATGCAGCTCTGCCGCGACGTGGGCTACAAGCGCATGCGGCTGCCCAACCTGCTGGAGCACGAGACCATGGCTGAGGTCAAGCAGCAGGCTGGTAGCTGGGTGCCCCTGCTCGCCAAGCAGTGCCACACCGACACccagctcttcctctgctccctcttcGCCCCTGTCTGCCTCGACCGGCCTGTCTACCCCTGCCGCTCCCTCTGCGAGGTGGTGCGTGACTCCTGTGCCCCCGTCATGGAGTCCTATGGCTTCCCCTGGCCCGAGATGCTGCACTGCGGCAAGTTCCCCTCCGACCATGAGCTCTGCATCGCTGTCCAGTTTGGGAACAGCAAAGCCACACCGCCACCAG TGTCCAAGATCTGCACCCAGTGCGAGATGGAGCACAAGGCGGATGGCATGATGGAGCAGATGTGCTCCAGTGACTTTG TGGTGAAGATGCGCATCAAGGAAATGACAGAGGAGAACGGGGAGCGGCGGCTGGTGGCCGCCCAGAAGAAGAAGGTGCTGAAGCTGGGCCCGCTCAAGCGCAAGGACACCAAGAAAATGGTGCTGCATATGAGGAACGCAGgcacctgcccctgcccccagctcgACAGCCTCAGCGGCAGCTTCCTGGTGATGGGCCGCAAGGTGGGTGGCCGCCTGCTCCTCCTCGCTGTCTACCCCTGGCAGAAGCACAACAAGGAGATGAAGTTTGCTGTCAAGTTCATGTTCTCCTACCCCTGTCCCCTCTACCACCCCCTGCTCTatggggctgggcagcactAG